From Apis cerana isolate GH-2021 linkage group LG10, AcerK_1.0, whole genome shotgun sequence, one genomic window encodes:
- the LOC108002255 gene encoding DNA (cytosine-5)-methyltransferase PliMCI-like isoform X3: protein MKSNTSKFNRQTSIIDMFSKQLAKKKQMNATNKEDIQKLQNIKTENNILQKSEQNKENHDPKTDEEYLDEHIEKKAKLTDINILPTPQIKNINMFHNKCEYCRQKLNEIKFYLGHPNGAVDEEIALIDPKLCLFNGTESFIHESDQRPQNKLTYFSVYDKNGHLCAFDTGLIEKNVMLYFSGYIKAIYEEDASPEGGVPTKDMGPINEWYVSGFDGGELALIGFNTAFAEYILMDPSEEYAPFMDIVKEKIYMSKLVIEFLLDEINPSYEDLLNKFQTIVPPKNMSKFTEDSLLRHAQFICDQVLSFDNSADPEDTLLITSPCMRALANLAGVTLGKRITFRRTQLREQKVRKPAWTKATTTKLVSDMFENIFTDQLIKHDDKITMGPKRQRCGVCEHCQQPDCGLCNACKDMIKFGGTGRSKQACVKRRCPNMAIQEADDSDPENEDQYEILMENKKIEEDKSKKKDFKELKKEIIWIGDQIANENLKTYYKSVIVGDEEIGINDYVLVEPRNPAIPSHVAKVIYMWENKNGIKQFHANWLHRGNDTILGETSDPIELFLSDDCDDIPFKSVRSKCTVIFKEIQKNWSELGNMDLNFENDVKDLDGKTFFFQKRYIPETARFEDPVPDIKYFHKKNSYRFCPACTRLNMLEQFNTPKVYERIEEKNSKEVIYGLVKYKGEDYRVGTTVFLQPDVFNFKYKTTYQDVLKLKKENVDEDMYPEFYRKSSDHIKGSNFDTPDPFCIGYINKIFANTNDMLVPPSDINIMVNKLYRPENTHRSSTLMEQADLNMVYWSNEVCNIKFIKVVGKCYLAYSENLNQSIEEWIAAGPYRFYFNEAYNVQEKTFDEPPYHAISIGKCGKSKGNLKFKGKKTEESEKRAIVNTPIEYKKISEKLKTLDVFAGCGGLSEGLHQAGVAENLWAIEKEESAAYAYRLNNPNATVFIEDCNVLLKKVMNGETTNEIGQKLPQKGQVELLCGGPPCQGFSGMNRFNSRQYSLFKNSLVVSYLSYCDYYRPNFFIMENVRNFVSFKRSMVLKLTLRCLIRMGYQCTFGILQAGNYGIPQTRRRMIILAAAPGQMLPKYPEPSHVFSKRACQLSVLVDNKKLKL from the exons atgaaGTCTAAtacatcaaaatttaatagacaAACATCTATAATTGATATGTTTTCTAAACAACTTgctaaaaaaaagcaaatgaaTGCAACTAATAAAGAAGAcatacaaaaattacaaaatataaaaacagaaaataatatattgcaaaaaagtgaacaaaataaagaaaatcatgATCCAAAGACGGATGAGGAATATTTAGATGAGCACATCGAAAAAAAAGCTAAACTtacagatattaatatattaccaacacctcaaattaaaaatataaatatgtttcataataaatgtgaatattgtcgtcaaaaattaaatgaaataaaattttatctgggTCATCCGAATGGTGCTGTAGATGAAGAAATTGCTTTAATCGACccaaaattatgtttatttaatggAACTGAATCTTTCATACATGAAAGTGATCAGCGTCCTCAAAATAAATTGACTTATTTCAG tgtttatgataaaaatggcCATTTATGTGCTTTTGATACTGgacttatagaaaaaaatgtaatgttatatttttctggTTATATAAAAGCTATTTATGAAGAAGATGCATCACCAGAGGGTGGAGTACCAACAAAAGATATGGGTCCAATAAATGAGTGGTATGTATCTGGTTTTGATGGAGGAGAACTGGCTCTTATAGGTTTCAATACAGCATTTgcggaatatattttaatggatCCATCTGAAGAATATGCTCCTTTTATGGatattgttaaagaaaaaatatatatgagtaAATTGGTTATCGAATTTCTTTTAGATGAAATTAATCCCAGCTACGAagatttacttaataaatttcaa acAATAGTACCACCtaaaaatatgtcaaaattTACTGAAGATTCTTTACTAAGACATGCACAATTTATATGTGATCAAGTATTATCATTTGATAATTCTGCTGACCCAGAAGATACACTTCTTATTACAAGTCCTTGTATGCGCGCATTAGCAAATCTTGCAGGCGTTACATTAGGAAAAAGAATAACTTTCCGTCGAACGCAACTTAGAGAACAAAAAGTTAGAAAACCTGCTTGGACAAAAGCAACTACTACAAAATTAGTTAGTgatatgtttgaaaatatatttacagatcAGTTAATTAAACATGACGATAAGATAACAATG GGACCTAAAAGACAAAGATGTGGAGTATGTGAACATTGTCAACAACCTGATTGTGGTCTTTGTAATGCTTGTAaagatatgattaaatttggaGGAACTGGAAGAAGTAAGCAAGCTTGTGTTAAAAGAAGATGTCCAAATATGGCTATTCaa gaAGCGGATGATTCTGATCCAGAAAATGAAgatcaatatgaaattttaatggaaaataaaaaaattgaagaagacaaaagcaaaaaaaaagattttaaagaacTCAAAAAAGAGATTATATGGATAGGAGATCAAATTgccaatgaaaatttaaaaacatattacaAATCTGTTATAGTTGGTGATGAAGAAATAGGAATAAATGATTATGTACTTGTAGAACCAAGAAATCCAGCAATTCCATCTCATGTTgctaaagttatttatatgtgggaaaataaaaatggtataaaacaatttcatgCAAATTGGTTGCATAGAGGAAATGATACTATTCTTGGAGAAACATCAGATCCTATAGAACTATTTTTGAGCGATGACTGTGATGATATACCCTTCAAATCTGTCAGATCTAAATGTactgttatttttaaagaaatacaaaaaaattggaGTGAATtag gtaatatggatttaaattttgaaaatgatgtaAAAGATCTAGAtggtaaaacatttttttttcaaaagcgtTATATACCCGAAACGGCTAGATTTGAAGATCCTGTAcctgatataaaatattttcataaaaaaaacagtTATCGATTTTGTCCTGCATGTACTCGTTTAAATATGTTGGAACAGTTCAATACACCAaag gtATATGAacgaatagaagaaaaaaatagcaaagaaGTTATTTATGGTTTAGTAAAGTACAAAGGGGAAGACTATAGAGTTGGAACAACTGTATTTTTACAACCAgatgttttcaattttaaatataaaactacatATCAAGatgttttaaaacttaaaaaagaaaatgtagatGAAGATATGTATCctgaattttatagaaaatcttCTGATCATATAAAAGGTTCAAATTTTGATACTCCTGATCCTTTTTGTAtaggatatataaataaaatattcgccaATACAAATGATATGTTAGTTCCACCTTCTGACATTAATATtatggtaaataaattatatagaccAGAAAATACACATAGAAGTTCTACATTAATGGAACAAGCAGATCTAAATATGGTTTATTGGAGTAATGAAG tatgcaatatcaaatttattaaagttgtTGGAAAATGCTATCTTGCTTATTCTGAGAATTTAAATCAATCTATCGAAGAATGGATTGCTGCAGGAccatatcgattttatttcaatgaagCTTATAATGTACaagaaaaaacatttgatGAACCACCATATCATGCTATTAGTATTGGTAAATGTGGTAAAAGTAAaggcaatttaaaatttaaagggaAAAAAACAGAGGAAAGTGAAAAAAGAGCAATTGTTAATACACCTattgaatataagaaaatatcagaaaaattaaaaacattagatGTATTTGCTGGTTGTGGTG gGTTATCTGAAGGTTTACATCAAGCTGGTGTAGCTGAAAATCTTTGGgctatagaaaaagaagaatctgcTGCTTATGcatatcgattaaataatcCTAATGCAACAGTATTTATAGAAGAttgtaatgtattattaaaaaaagttatgaat GGTGAAACAACAAATGAAATTGGTCAAAAACTTCCACAGAAAGGGCAAGTAGAATTATTGTGTGGTGGTCCACCATGTCAAGGTTTTAGTGGCATGAATCGTTTCAATTCTCGtcaatattctttattcaagAATTCTCTTgttgtttcatatttatcatattgtgATTACTACAgacctaatttttttattatggaaaatgttcgaaattttgtttctttcaagAGAAGTatggttttaaaattaacattaagatGTTTAATTCGTATGGGTTATCAATGTACATTTGGTATTCTTCAAGCTGGAAATTATGGAATACCTCAAACAAGACGaag AATGATAATTCTAGCTGCTGCACCTGGACAAATGCTACCAAAATATCCGGAACCTTCACATGTTTTTAGTAAACGTGCTTGCCAATTAAGCGTATTAGTTGATAATAAAAAG CTCAAATTGTAA
- the LOC108002255 gene encoding DNA (cytosine-5)-methyltransferase PliMCI-like isoform X4 yields MSDEINPSYEDLLNKFQTIVPPKNMSKFTEDSLLRHAQFICDQVLSFDNSADPEDTLLITSPCMRALANLAGVTLGKRITFRRTQLREQKVRKPAWTKATTTKLVSDMFENIFTDQLIKHDDKITMGPKRQRCGVCEHCQQPDCGLCNACKDMIKFGGTGRSKQACVKRRCPNMAIQEADDSDPENEDQYEILMENKKIEEDKSKKKDFKELKKEIIWIGDQIANENLKTYYKSVIVGDEEIGINDYVLVEPRNPAIPSHVAKVIYMWENKNGIKQFHANWLHRGNDTILGETSDPIELFLSDDCDDIPFKSVRSKCTVIFKEIQKNWSELGNMDLNFENDVKDLDGKTFFFQKRYIPETARFEDPVPDIKYFHKKNSYRFCPACTRLNMLEQFNTPKVYERIEEKNSKEVIYGLVKYKGEDYRVGTTVFLQPDVFNFKYKTTYQDVLKLKKENVDEDMYPEFYRKSSDHIKGSNFDTPDPFCIGYINKIFANTNDMLVPPSDINIMVNKLYRPENTHRSSTLMEQADLNMVYWSNEVCNIKFIKVVGKCYLAYSENLNQSIEEWIAAGPYRFYFNEAYNVQEKTFDEPPYHAISIGKCGKSKGNLKFKGKKTEESEKRAIVNTPIEYKKISEKLKTLDVFAGCGGLSEGLHQAGVAENLWAIEKEESAAYAYRLNNPNATVFIEDCNVLLKKVMNGETTNEIGQKLPQKGQVELLCGGPPCQGFSGMNRFNSRQYSLFKNSLVVSYLSYCDYYRPNFFIMENVRNFVSFKRSMVLKLTLRCLIRMGYQCTFGILQAGNYGIPQTRRRMIILAAAPGQMLPKYPEPSHVFSKRACQLSVLVDNKKYSSNCNWIDSAPFRTISVKDAMFDLPEIKNGWNKEEMSYTNEPTTHFQRKMRGKQYQPLLRDHICKEMTPLVEARMAHIPIASGSDWRDLPNIAVRLSDGTYCKKLEYTHDDKKAGKSSVGAYRGVCCCCTGKSCDPTDRQFNTLIPWCLPHTGNRHNHWAGLYGRLEWNGYFSTTITNPEPMGKQGRVLHPVQTRVVSVRECARSQGFPDSFRFYGNILDKHRQIGNAVPPPLGVAIGYEIRNCIQNKDITEIDIKIQND; encoded by the exons ATGAGTG ATGAAATTAATCCCAGCTACGAagatttacttaataaatttcaa acAATAGTACCACCtaaaaatatgtcaaaattTACTGAAGATTCTTTACTAAGACATGCACAATTTATATGTGATCAAGTATTATCATTTGATAATTCTGCTGACCCAGAAGATACACTTCTTATTACAAGTCCTTGTATGCGCGCATTAGCAAATCTTGCAGGCGTTACATTAGGAAAAAGAATAACTTTCCGTCGAACGCAACTTAGAGAACAAAAAGTTAGAAAACCTGCTTGGACAAAAGCAACTACTACAAAATTAGTTAGTgatatgtttgaaaatatatttacagatcAGTTAATTAAACATGACGATAAGATAACAATG GGACCTAAAAGACAAAGATGTGGAGTATGTGAACATTGTCAACAACCTGATTGTGGTCTTTGTAATGCTTGTAaagatatgattaaatttggaGGAACTGGAAGAAGTAAGCAAGCTTGTGTTAAAAGAAGATGTCCAAATATGGCTATTCaa gaAGCGGATGATTCTGATCCAGAAAATGAAgatcaatatgaaattttaatggaaaataaaaaaattgaagaagacaaaagcaaaaaaaaagattttaaagaacTCAAAAAAGAGATTATATGGATAGGAGATCAAATTgccaatgaaaatttaaaaacatattacaAATCTGTTATAGTTGGTGATGAAGAAATAGGAATAAATGATTATGTACTTGTAGAACCAAGAAATCCAGCAATTCCATCTCATGTTgctaaagttatttatatgtgggaaaataaaaatggtataaaacaatttcatgCAAATTGGTTGCATAGAGGAAATGATACTATTCTTGGAGAAACATCAGATCCTATAGAACTATTTTTGAGCGATGACTGTGATGATATACCCTTCAAATCTGTCAGATCTAAATGTactgttatttttaaagaaatacaaaaaaattggaGTGAATtag gtaatatggatttaaattttgaaaatgatgtaAAAGATCTAGAtggtaaaacatttttttttcaaaagcgtTATATACCCGAAACGGCTAGATTTGAAGATCCTGTAcctgatataaaatattttcataaaaaaaacagtTATCGATTTTGTCCTGCATGTACTCGTTTAAATATGTTGGAACAGTTCAATACACCAaag gtATATGAacgaatagaagaaaaaaatagcaaagaaGTTATTTATGGTTTAGTAAAGTACAAAGGGGAAGACTATAGAGTTGGAACAACTGTATTTTTACAACCAgatgttttcaattttaaatataaaactacatATCAAGatgttttaaaacttaaaaaagaaaatgtagatGAAGATATGTATCctgaattttatagaaaatcttCTGATCATATAAAAGGTTCAAATTTTGATACTCCTGATCCTTTTTGTAtaggatatataaataaaatattcgccaATACAAATGATATGTTAGTTCCACCTTCTGACATTAATATtatggtaaataaattatatagaccAGAAAATACACATAGAAGTTCTACATTAATGGAACAAGCAGATCTAAATATGGTTTATTGGAGTAATGAAG tatgcaatatcaaatttattaaagttgtTGGAAAATGCTATCTTGCTTATTCTGAGAATTTAAATCAATCTATCGAAGAATGGATTGCTGCAGGAccatatcgattttatttcaatgaagCTTATAATGTACaagaaaaaacatttgatGAACCACCATATCATGCTATTAGTATTGGTAAATGTGGTAAAAGTAAaggcaatttaaaatttaaagggaAAAAAACAGAGGAAAGTGAAAAAAGAGCAATTGTTAATACACCTattgaatataagaaaatatcagaaaaattaaaaacattagatGTATTTGCTGGTTGTGGTG gGTTATCTGAAGGTTTACATCAAGCTGGTGTAGCTGAAAATCTTTGGgctatagaaaaagaagaatctgcTGCTTATGcatatcgattaaataatcCTAATGCAACAGTATTTATAGAAGAttgtaatgtattattaaaaaaagttatgaat GGTGAAACAACAAATGAAATTGGTCAAAAACTTCCACAGAAAGGGCAAGTAGAATTATTGTGTGGTGGTCCACCATGTCAAGGTTTTAGTGGCATGAATCGTTTCAATTCTCGtcaatattctttattcaagAATTCTCTTgttgtttcatatttatcatattgtgATTACTACAgacctaatttttttattatggaaaatgttcgaaattttgtttctttcaagAGAAGTatggttttaaaattaacattaagatGTTTAATTCGTATGGGTTATCAATGTACATTTGGTATTCTTCAAGCTGGAAATTATGGAATACCTCAAACAAGACGaag AATGATAATTCTAGCTGCTGCACCTGGACAAATGCTACCAAAATATCCGGAACCTTCACATGTTTTTAGTAAACGTGCTTGCCAATTAAGCGTATTAGTTGATAATAAAAAG tatAGCTCAAATTGTAATTGGATAGATTCTGCACCATTTAGGACAATTAGTGTAAAAGATGCAATGTTTGATTTaccagaaattaaaaatggttGGAATAAGGAAGAAATGTCATATACAAATGAACCAACAAcacattttcaaagaaaa atgagaGGAAAACAGTATCAACCATTATTAAGAGATCATATATGTAAAGAAATGACACCTCTTGTAGAAGCAAGAATGGCTCATATTCCAATTGCGAGTGGTTCTGACTGGCGGGATTTACCAAATATTGCTGTTAGATTAAGTGATGGtacttattgtaaaaaatt agAATATACTCATGATGATAAAAAAGCTGGAAAGAGTTCTGTGGGAGCATATCGTGGAGTATGTTGTTGTTGCACTGGAAAATCATGTGATCCTACAGATAGacaatttaatactttaattccATGGTGTTTACCACATACGGGAAATCGTCATAATCATTGGGCAGGTTTATATGGTAGACTAGAATGGAATGGATATTTTAGTACAACTATTACAAATCCTGAACCTATGGGAAAACaa ggTCGTGTATTACATCCAGTACAAACTCGAGTAGTAAGTGTGCGTGAATGTGCTAGGTCTCAAGGATTCCCagattcttttcgtttttatgGCAATATACTCGATAAACATCGACAAATTGGAAATGCAGTTCCTCCACCACTAGGAGTAGCTATTGGTTATGAAATAAGGAATTGTATACAAAACAAAGATATAActgaaattgatataaaaatacaaaatgattaa